From one Brachypodium distachyon strain Bd21 chromosome 4, Brachypodium_distachyon_v3.0, whole genome shotgun sequence genomic stretch:
- the LOC104584638 gene encoding proline-rich protein HaeIII subfamily 1, producing the protein MKNNMAYLSALIFFLAVGLLLTLSPCRVAAARPLSDSHAVSSSGHGDGAAPRSSHRVAEVAPAPKEKEEEDVVLKKKKEKDHPKKAPPTPKHSGGGGHGHHHGDLSPPAPESPDPDNRWPPFPAWGPRPEDGDNKWPPLPPFNPPPVPAWPQPEPGNKCPPFNPPPIPAWPQPEPGNKWPPFPTWPQPEPGKQWPPVPAWPEPEPGNNHWPPFPAWPQPDHWPPLPPFPFHPPPMPSWAHPAPGGSDQWPPTLASFPGDAVATAKPEDDERRRSSSPELPILPPPVPVPGHN; encoded by the coding sequence ATGAAGAATAATATGGCATATCTGTCGGCCttaatcttcttcctcgccgtcGGGTTGTTGCTCACGCTCTCGCCgtgccgcgtcgccgccgcgaggCCACTCTCGGACTCGCacgccgtctcctcctccggccatggcgacggcgCCGCACCGAGAAGCAGCCATCGCGTTGCCGAGGTGGCACCAGCAccgaaggagaaggaggaggaggacgtcgttctaaagaagaagaaggagaaggaccaCCCTAAGAAGGCGCCGCCCACGCCGAAGcacagtggcggcggcggccatggccaccaccacggcgacctctcgccgccggcaccggaGAGCCCGGACCCGGACAACCGGTGGCCGCCGTTCCCGGCGTGGGGCCCGCGTCCCGAAGACGGGGACAACAAGTggcccccgctgccgccgttcAACCCGCCGCCGGTCCCCGCATGGCCACAGCCAGAACCTGGAAACAAGTGCCCGCCCTTCAACCCGCCGCCTATCCCGGCTTGGCCGCAGCCCGAACCGGGCAACAAGTGGCCGCCGTTCCCGACATGGCCGCAGCCGGAGCCGGGCAAGCAGTGGCCGCCGGTCCCGGCATGGCCAGAGCCAGAGCCAGGCAACAACCACTGGCCGCCGTTCCCGGCATGGCCGCAGCCGGACCactggccgccgctgccgccgttccCGTTCCACCCGCCTCCGATGCCGTCGTGGGCGCACCCAGCGCCTGGCGGCAGCGATCAGTGGCCTCCTACACTGGCGTCCTTCCCGGGCGACGCCGTCGCGACGGCGAAGCCTGAGGACGACGAACGGCGGCGCTCGTCGTCGCCTGAGCTCCCGATCCTGCCTCCGCCGGTCCCAGTCCCAGGGCACAACTGA
- the LOC100841983 gene encoding transcription factor VIP1, with translation MDPRFPPPAPAGGGGERGHHRRAQSETFIRFPDAADLLLDPDSDDFSFSDLDFPSLSDDSAPAASSAAPPQGLPPTHGGTVSSSSYAPRPPGVCGGGAHVRSLSLDAAFFDGLQLQGGGGGGGLAGHKRSGSMDGASSPSEGESALSGGALPDYAKKAIPAERLAELALLDPRRAKRILANRQSAARSKERKIKYTGELERKVQTLQTEATTLSAQLTLLQRDTSSLTVENRELKLRLQSMEEQAKLRDALNDALREEVQRLKIAAGQAPNMHGNPFNGGQQQMQQQQMPNYFSQQQQMQMHYLGGHQGQHQNHQNHQQSSSNGGQSLSGQSLSDSMDFM, from the exons ATGGACCCGCGgttcccgccgccggcgccggctggaggaggaggagagcgggggcaccACCGGCGGGCACAGTCGGAGACGTTCATCCGGTTCCCGGACGCGGCTGACCTGCTTCTGGACCCGGACAGCGACGACTTCTCCTTCTCCGACCTCGacttcccctccctctccgacgactccgcccccgcggcctcctccgccgccccgccgcagGGGCTTCCTCCGACGCATGGAGGGACTGTTTCCTCCTCATCGTacgcgccgcggccgcctgGGGTGTGTGGGGGCGGCGCGCACGTGCGGAGCCTCTCGctcgacgccgccttcttcgacgggttgcagctgcaggggggagggggaggaggggggttGGCTGGGCATAAGAGGAGCGGGTCCATGGACGGGGCCAGCTCGCCGTCCGAGGGCGAGTCCGCGCTCTCCGGAGGTGCCCTGCCGGACTACGCCAAGAAGGCCATTCCCGCCGAGCGGCTCGCCGAGCTCGCGCTCCTCGACCCCAGGCGCGCCAAGAG GATTCTGGCCAACAGGcagtcggcggcgaggtccaAGGAGAGGAAGATCAAGTACACCGGCGAGCTGGAGAGGAAGGTGCAGACGCTGCAGACAGAGGCGACTACGCTCTCAGCCCAGCTCACGCTTCTTCAG AGGGACACTTCTAGTTTAACTGTTGAGAACAGGGAGCTCAAACTCCGATTGCAGTCCATGGAAGAACAAGCTAAACTTCGAGATG CTCTGAATGATGCCCTGAGAGAAGAAGTCCAGCGGCTCAAGATAGCGGCAGGTCAAGCTCCAAACATGCACGGGAACCCCTTCAACGGAGGACAACAacagatgcagcagcagcagatgccAAACTATTtctcgcagcagcagcagatgcaGATGCACTACTTGGGCGGCCACCAAGGTCAGCATCAGAACCACCAGAACCATCAGCAGAGTTCTTCGAATGGAGGCCAGTCGCTGAGCGGGCAGTCCCTAAGTGACTCCATGGATTTCATGTGA